The Rhodamnia argentea isolate NSW1041297 chromosome 7, ASM2092103v1, whole genome shotgun sequence genome contains the following window.
GGCACGTAGGCGAatgtttcctcttctttcttttgttttcttctttgccttaaacccttttctttttgttacgaTTGTTAAACTGATTTATTCTCTGTAATTGCCTAATCGGATGGAGGGTCGATCCGGCAAACGAGCCCGACCGGAGCCCCGGTTAAACCGGGAGATGAGAATTTAATGCAATGATTGACTATGCCAAAAACACGTTAaacaatttcccttttttttttaaatacaaattTCCTTGGCGATCGTGCATAAAAATGTTTATTTATTGCCTTGGTGACAATGCTTTACCGGCTAAGAAAAgataacattttcatttttttttaattttacattgactatctttttattattaactttttttaacttagcCCCTGACGAAGTCCCCATTGTCCTCACTCCAATCATTGTGAATTTAAAATTGGTCCCCATATGATAGGACAAGCTACTTTTAACATTTAGTTAGCGCTTAGCCAATGGGGCAGAACGAAATTTGTACAGTGTCTTCAATTCCTTCGAACAGCGAGAAGACTAAGATGAACTCCACCGGTCACAAATTTATAATTTAAGTGTGATTCAGTGAAGAGCGTGAAAGGTAGGTTATGGCAGTTAAAAACATTTATgccattagtttttttttttcctttttggtttaaTCTCACTAGCTTTTTTAATAGGTGCTTTGAATGTAACAAACTAGACTTGAATGGTTGGTTGTCACgagaaataatttgattttgcatttttctaagcAAATGTTTTGTTTTTGCTCACTTCTTGTAGAAGGAAACATCCTAACAGTAGTAGGAGGAGTAATTCAATGAAACCGACCTAAATGGATTTAGAATTGATATCGTGGGAAAACCTCAAACAAGCACCTCGCAACACATTTACTCtggattaatttttgtcaaaacaaaGATCACAAAACAGTTACCCCTCACCCGAACGTAACCCCACAACATTTTTTCCAGCATCCCGTTAAAATGTGTGCGTATCGATACATGGCGGAGGACTGCAAAACTGCTTTTGACATGTAGAATAGTGGTAACGGACATCAAAAATTCATGTTTGTTGACGAGCATTCATTTCAACGGGGATGTTAGATAGAATACTGATGAGGGGGTTAAATTCAGGCCGGGGTGCCAATTTGAGAATTCTTGTAACGTGTTATCTCTTGGATTTATAATTTCTCAATTTGGAGATGAATTGGGCCACTGCATGCAAATTAGTGCCAAAACACTACATTAGAAAGAGAAGAATTGTCAAACATTCAATACGAAGGTTGATACACTCCAAGAGTAATGGGGTCGTGTTCAAATGTGTTGGATCTTATATGTATTGCAAAAGTGGATTTTTCCATAGATATAAGAATCAAAGTAGTTAAAGTTTAATAACGTGCAAACAGACCAATCATGTTCCTCAACTGATGATCTGTCCAACCACATACTAGAAATGCCCGGTGACTTAGCTACTTGAATATTGGCCCTAAAGTTGCTATTTACAGCAAATAATTTGTAGTATTTATCTAAAAATTAGGAGCTAACTAGCTTAGCTCCCTATCAATTATTCCCTGACGGGGGTACTAACAATCTCCATAATATTTTCTATGACCCTAGTGATCCGCGTAGAGTCTACCGATTTGCAATCAATTTACTGAAAAGCTACGACGATAATGTATTGAAAACTTAAGCCTAATGGTGTCGGTGTGACCGTCCCAAGGCTTACTCATCACtacaaaatggaaaaagagacaAGGGGGTTTGGAGATTcgcctttttatttcttttttcttatttcgtgGCACAATGAGGAGAATTTTTCCTAggttgagcatgattccaaggTAGGACTTGAAATCCTGTCCAATTCCGGATTTTAAGGTATCTATAGtaagttttaggttccaaaaatttggttCTTATTTCGACGGGCGGGTTCCAAGTAAGTGGAACCCGAAACCCGtaataaatttgtatgtttttcttaatatatattttatcgCGATCCTGCGGTATTCCATgacgtccgatgatgagtgtgtaatatgGGACTACCGATCCAGGCTTTCATTTCTGGCTATATTTACAATTGAGTTTTACTTAATTATTATTTCATATTTATCTGTGTGTTTAAATATTAGTAGTGGTCATTGGATTGAAGCAAtaaatgatggtcattaaaggtgatgattcattgcaatcgttcaattaagaatacgtGTGGGACCTTGATAGACTACGAAATTTGTGGCGGGGTAGGTTTTGGGTTCTAGATATGCAGAAtaagtttcgggttccaaaaaaataaggaacctgTTTCGACGGGTATTTCCATGTTCAAGATAGAATTAGTACGGAACCTGGAAccgttcattcctaattttTCCGGCCCATATTATTTTTGGGCCTAATGTGACGAAGCAAATCAATGTCTATTATCTTTTTAAATCCGAACTCAAAATAATGGTTTAGCATTCAACAAATGTATTCACGCGTCTGTTTTGTCCGACAAGTATAGATTATATCGAGAAGGGGCTAAAGTCTTTACGTACAACCAAATATGAAGAGCGACGTTTCACGTACGCTCAAGAAAGTCGACATTGGAAAAGCaagaaagtaaatatatatCATTTTGCAATGTAGCGAATGTACTTCTGGTCAAACCCATTTCGTATTATTGAACATCAAATGTTACAGACTCCTAGAAATCTTGTATTAAAGTTTGTAGTGATTAGAAATAATCCGAAATGTGTTTACATGCTTAAATATGGGAAagcaggaaaagaagaaaggattaAACTTTACTCCTTGCCGTTAAACCGCGAGACAGATCCCTCTCGGGACGGTTAAAttttggggagagagaggaggaggaggaggaggaggaggaatttTGACATTTGCGAGAGCGGTTTGGCGTGCAAGGCCCGGCAGGCAGACACCGCCCTCCGCCTTTCAAGGGAGTGGCGGAGGGAGCGAGGAGCTGTTCTGTTCTGCTCTGTTCTGAGAAATTCCCCAATTTTTACAAATTGTCAAcaccttctcttctctttctcttttctgtcCATAAAAGGCCCATCTTCTTCCCCCTTTTCCCCTTCCCTtttccctctcctcctcctcctcctcctcctcctttctctctcttcctgcgtgtgcttttctctcttttcgcaatcctttttcacaacaaacacattcctctctctctctctctctctctctctctctcttctgtacTTCCACCCACCACTCTCCCCCAGTCCCAtacaaatgcaatcatattgAGCCCCACACATTTCACTCCCTCCAAACATCTTCTCgctctctttttcttggtttcttcaTTTTAATGCCCACCCAGAACTTCCTCAGGCCATTTCTTGATTGGCGCATTCGCCTTCTTTAAAAACACCCTttttagctctctctctctcgcgtccctCAACCCCAAGCTCTCTCTTAGGCTGATCCCTGCCATTCTGATTCTGGTTCTGATTTCGCCTCCCCTGCTTCTTCACTCCTGAAAACATGGACAATGAGTTCGTCATGCCGTGGCAATCGCTCTCCTCGGGAATGGCGGCTCAGCCCGCCGACCTGAATTGCGCTTCCAAGCAATCCCCCGATTGCTTCTTCATTCCGAATTGGGACGATTCTTCGACAGATCAGGGTGGTCGCTTCGAGTCCGCGCTGAGCTCCATAGTGTCCTCCCCTCCGGCCCCCTGTTCCTACATTTCCAATCAGAGTGTCCTGATCAGGGAGCTGATTGGAAAGCTCGGCAGCATCGGGAACTCCGGCGAGGCGTCGCCGCATTCCCTGGCCTTGTCGGGGAATGCCGCCGCCACCGTGATGCCTTACATTGGCGGAAGCAATGGTACTAACACGTCGTGTTATAGCACCCCTTTGAATTCGCCCCCGAAGGTGAATTTCACGACGGTGGATCGCGTGGTCAAGGAGAGATTCTCCAGTGTGGCGGGGTTCACTGCTGATCCTGGATTTGCAGAGAGGGCTGCGAGGTTCTCGTGCTTCGGGAGCCGGAGCTTCAATGGCCGGACGAGCCAATTTTCCCCGAACAGTGGCGAGCTGCCTTATAAGCCCAACCCGCTGATGGAGAGCAGGAAATTCCAGCGTGTCTCGAGTAGCCCATCACTGAAGGCGTTGGGATCTCAGGCAGCGGCCACCGTTCAGCAGAATGTGAATTCGGGACTGTCCGATCGGATGGAACTGACGAATTCTAACGAGGAGTCCTCGGTGTCCGAGCAAATCCCGCGCGGCGAAAATGGATTGAAGGCCTCGAACGAGGCGAATTCCAGGAAAAGGAAGGCGGCTGCTAAGGGAAAAGCGAAAGAATCCGCTCCATCCACACCTGTTGCCAATGCCATGAAGGTATTGACGGAAAGCTTCAATGTAGCCCCTTTTTTGTTCCATATTATCCCAACaggtaagaaaagaaaacttttcttttcagGTACCCGAGTCTAATGACAACCCGAGTCCGAAGCGATGCAAGCCGAACGAAGGCGATGAAAATGGAAATGGAACTGCCAAAGGGGAAGATGATGCCAAAGGAAATAGTACTAAGAACGATGCAAAGCCACCTGAGCCTCCAAAAGACTACATTCATGTCAGAGCAAGAAGGGGACAGGCAACCGATAGTCATAGTCTAGCCGAAAGAGTAAGTGCTGCTTCCCAGTCTTCTTCAATGTAGAAATAAGGAATGTTAACTGCAATTTGTTTGGCTTACAGTCTAGTAATTTCCATTTTTAGGTGCGAAGAGAGAAGATCAGTGAGCGAATGAAGCTCCTCCAGGACCTTGTGCCCGGCTGCAATAAGGTGCTCGAGAAAAATTTCCGAACTTGAAAGATGTCGATTTCAATTCCATAAATGTGCAAATTTTTATTCGCGTGACTTGAATTCTCTGCAAAACTTTAGGTCACTGGAAAGGCACTGATGCTAGATGAAATCATCAACTATGTTCAGTCATTGCAGCGTCAAGTTGAGGTAATGTCGCGGTCATCCATCAACGTGGCCTCTGTACTAGTGTTCCCCTTGGTTTGTTAGTGACAAAAGAATTTTTGCTAAGTGCAGTTCCTTTCCATGAAGTTGTCCTCTGTCAATACCCCTCTGGATTTTAATGCAGATGCACTCATGTCGAAGGATGTAAGTCTTATGACTTCTTGAGTTTGAAAGGAACAGCTCGAGATTACGAACTTTCCGCCAACATCagtggttttatttttttccattttcagatGTTTCAGCCCAACAACTCTGTACCGTGTCCTATGTTTCCATTAGATTCCTCAGCGACCGCCTTTCACGGCCACAATCGACCTCAGAGTCAGCCACTGCCGCCACCGCTGCAAGGACACGGCCCTAGTGGCACAGCGACCCAAGTAGACCAATTGAATCTGGGACCATGTCACAACGTTGAGTCACATTTACCTCATCTGAATGATCTTCAGGTAAATCCATCTTCTCTTGGACTGAGATTCAACTGTatcacttttcctttcttcttcttcttctttttttgacttATAGTTTTATCAATTTATCTCTGACTGCTTGTTCCATTTACTTTCAGTATCAGAATTTCTGTGGAGATGACCTGCACAGCATTGTCCAAATGGGttttggtcaaaattcaaatcaagaaaCAGCATTCCAGCATCAAGCTTTCCATGGTTGAAGATAGCATTCGAAGATTAGGTCTAATGAAGAAGACAATTAGTCGTTTCTCTTCCTTCAATTTTTGTCAATGATCTTTCCTTCCTCTGGGGCTAATTCTCGAGGGGTTTTTTCTCAGAATACCCTCTGTAAAATCTTTGTACAATTTCTTCTGGTGCAGAGTGTGGTAGCTATACATGTatcataatatataaaaattctATGAAGATGAAGGGATTCATTTCTCATCTGCTATACCTCTTATTGTCATGTCTTTTGGACATTTCACCACATAAACATACAAGTCATCATTCACTCAATTGACTTGAATTTCGCTCAATTTGTTTACTGTTTAGAGGTTGCTCTCAGAGTCCTGTCACTTGAGTCTTGATGAACTGTTAAGTCCGCGTAATCTGGTGTTCTTGATTCTTACTCATGTTGCGACCAGCTGTATATGTCGGGCTTCATCCTTTTCCTTCTGATAAAGTCTGATTCAAATGATTAAGACATGAGTTATCTTCTTCTGGGGTCAAccaaaatttcttcttttcttctttctttttctcatatttCTGCATATGTTCTGAGAGCTCCAGTAATTTCCACGGATTAACCAAGGCAGAGAAGCTTCTGTTCTCTTTTTACTGCAGAGAGAattcaatcattcaatcaagcGAAGATAGATGCCAAATGCCCTTCCTTTAAACTAGTCAATTACGATAAACTCCTCCATAATTTTATAAGCTAGCATCAAAAGAATCCCAGGTTGGCAGAGGTGAGATTCTGACTAGACCCAATGAATCACTTCAACTTTTTGTAtaatatatagagagagagagagaaagagagagagagagagagtgcaaaaagaagaatgaaGTGGGGTTCAGGCATGGAAGATGCTCTTTGGGATAAAAGGTTGATGATCTATCTACTTATTTTTTCCATCTCAGTGATGATGTTGGTTAAAATCCATTTCATTGGGTTCACCGAAAAGATTTCTGCTGCAGCCTTAACAGGAGTTTTCGCTTTTTATGTAGGAGATGGTACTAATTATTTTCTGCACAtcaattgttatttatttagcTAAAAAAGATGCTTTGAATGTGGCTGGTGTGTGCAGAACATTTAGTATACGCCAATATCCACAATATAATAACTGGAGGAAGTTGTTAGGTGACAGCCTTGTCCCCACAAGAGTTTCAAAGAGTCCTAATCATACTGCTACAGGAATGCATTTaaactttttctcattttcttttctcttcattttttggggggttttcttgttcatcatcttTGGCTGTTTGTGTGCAGACTACAGGtcaagggaggaggaggaggagggggagggggaggaggaggaggaccctCCACACATTGTTTCCTTAAAATTTAGCTGATGAGACTTGTAGCCGATCCACAAAGACAAAACTTGACAATTTGACAGGACAATAGACAGGAGTGGGGTTTTGCTGGTAACAGATCAACATTGAAGAAAGCAGATAATGAAAAAGTACCTTGAGGTCTCTTTTTTTATGACCACAGTTTTAAAAGGCGCTACGATTAACTTAAGTTTGAATTTAGATGTATCATTAAGATAAGATTACGTTGCAAATATTGAACTTTTCGTTGCGCGGTGCACAAAAAAgaaacccatttttttttttaggccttAACTCTGCCTTGAGAAAGAGACTACTCTTTTTCTATTGAACCTTGTCCTGATGTTAAGAACAAGCAAGGTTATATGACTTGTTGAGCAACCTCTTTGTTAGATCCTTCCTTGACCCCAACTGTAAGAAGCTAATGCATGGTTTTCTTGCTTCTTCAATACTCATGGGCCAAGCTCCTTGGTATTGCATTCAACAGTTACATTTTTAGGTTCATAGATTTATGAATTGTGGGACTCCATCTTGAAGTGGTAATGAGTTGGATGATGAAACTTGGCCTCAGATAATTGGAGGAACCGTTCCAATGGAAAGGCTCAATTCAGTTGTGCAATTTGACCTTCAATGAAGAACATTATGCTCAATGAAGATCATAATGGATCTTTCCAAACAGTAGAATTCACATCCTTCAAATCATTTTAGGAAGATTTTACTTGGGACCCTCCTCACGTTTACTCGAGTTCTATTAACCTAAGTAAATGATGCAGATTGAACAGCAGGGCAAAACCCCGATCGACAGATCCGCATCATGGCTATCTCCTGATGCCCAATAATGGAGGACATTTGTTTAAATGGTCGCTCATATTCGGCGTAAACCAATCTTCCATGATCTaggattagtttgagatttggaAGCATCTCTGTTTAGTCACTGATCATCCGTAGGTCTTATCATTATTTGTCCTACCTTTTCCCTCAGCTCTAATAATGCTTCTGCGCATATTCTTAAATAAAGCCATCTTCTAGTTGCAGCAGAGTATCTGTTGGCGCCTGTTCAACTTGGAACTTTATTAACTGTTTATACATTATTGCTCTTCTCTGCATATATCATAGGCTTTGTTTCAAATTATTAAAGTTCAATCCCCAGGCCACTTGTATATTCTTGCAATGTGTCGTTTCTTCAAATGTTAAATGGTtgtttttgctaatttaattagCATCCTAAAACGAACTTACTAACGGAACCTCGAAATTTTTCGCAGCATCCTCTGGAAAAATGTTTAGATGCTGGGATTGGGGCACAGTGAAGTCTTGGTCAAGACTTCATGTGGCGTCGGCAGAGGAATAGACTAGGAGAAATGACAGCTAATTACGTTGTATTAACGCTAATGACCAGACTAAATTCCACCTTCGTCAGATGTAGGGGAGGCTTTTTATAATGCCAATTATGCATGCGGCCTAACTCTTTGGCTTGAAAACTAGAGAAAGATCTCtgatttcattttcctttccttccttttcaagGATTTAAGGAAAAATGGTCTGCAAGACTGGTCCCCCAGAACCATAGTGCATCTCAGGCCACTGCAGCATTTCCTTTCCATCAATAATAGCAATCTAACCCACATTTTCCTTTTCGTAAGTGGAAAAGAAAAGCTTCGAGCCTCCGCAAATCATCTGGgtagggtttcttttctttttctttttctttttttttttcgcgaaaaAGAGACCGAAAGGCGAGACCCTACAAACAAGGATTAGATCTCTCGATACATGTTGGTGATTCACTCGATATCACGTTACATCGCTCATAGTGTATGATGTAACAGAAATTTTCTCGGTATTAAACGTGATCTATTATTTGAAAAGCTCCCTCACAATCCATCATGTCGTTTTGTGTAATGATTGTGTAAATCAATGTAATCGCATCTAATAATGTTCCTCTTcgtcaaatttttctaattatcttTGAAAAATCGCTCATTTATAATTTCGGGGCGGCATAAATGTCGAATCAATTCGGAAAAACTTTTTTATGTGTAAATTGAGTCGAATCTATTGAAAAAGATATACCAATCTtagaagagcaagaaaagaGATGGTTGAGAGAGTCATATGATAACTTGCGGTAGGTGCTGTAGGGTAACTGGGGAGTTTATCATTAGGGTAGGTGTCCTTCTAATCAAGAACGTGTCACTGTTCTTTCACTCCTTTCAATAGGGGCACCTCCACTTTATGCCCTTTCACCATATTATGAAAGCTTCTCTTTGCCttctttccaaatttttttttttttttggggggaaggGGTGGGGGTCAATTGGCATTTTCCTTAAGGAGGGAGGAAAAACAGGCTGGTGAAGATTGTGAAGGGGGATCATCATTTGTTTCACCAACCATTGGCATTATAACATTCGGGTCTATCCCACTTTTTGAGAGTCCCCCGCATCACCAATTTCAGACACTTCATCGGATGCTATGTTCCTTTCGCCTCTTTAAACTCGAAGTCAAAAGCATTATTATGGGTACGTGATGGTTGGAGGAGGTCAAGGGGGATCGAATCTCACACTCCTCCCTAGTGTGTGTTTTTATGTGTTTTATGTTGTTGATGATCATCTCTCCGAGTAGGTTACATCCGAGGTTTTGCTTTACATGTAGGGTTCGAGTTTTGCACGAGAACGGTTCGACTTTTTTTCGCGATCGGAGAACGTTGATCGGGATGCTTGATGAGCCGTTCGGGCTCATTTGGTAtccatttcgagtttttgagaAGATCGATATCATCTAACAACAATCAAGCCTCGAGCCTAGTTACGGGAGTGAAGAAGAGAGCCTAGAGGGATCGTATTCCGCATTTTATAGACCTACTTAataaatacattttctcaagCCTTATTATGGGGAGATTCAatgaaagggcaaaaaagaaaaaaaagaagcaaaggaGGATATCAGGTGCATTTGATTCAGCATTTTGAAAGTCCCTTGGGGAAAATTTGGAGTGTTTGGTACCCAATGGGCTTTGGGGTGAAAGCATTGGGGAAGTTGAATGCTCGATGTTGGTACCGAGTAGCTTTGAgctttcaacattttcaaaatgtCGAAGGCctcattcataaaaattagtTACCTATTTTACTCATAAAACTttatcaaaaatcaattttatctcttttgaaaaggaaaacccGTGGTATATTGTTTAtcttttggagagagagagccgacGAGGCTAGACTTGGCAAGCCTCGTCGCCTAGGTTGCGTTGCCTCGGCGCGTCGGATCTGACTTGCCGATCGCCTGAACCCTTTGCCCACTCTGGCAATAGAGTTTaagtattttaataaaaaaagaaataatgtaGTCAAAGtcctttacaattttttttaccaaacactatttaaCCCAAAATTGGTTTTTAAAGGATTTTTTACCGAACGccatttgcatttccccaaaagcCCTTACACTAAAGTCATTTACATTTCCCCAAAACGCATTTGCAAAATTAAACCTAACGCATGCGATGCCCTTCATTTGCTTCTTCTTACAGCCTGTTTGGTTCGACTTTGAGGAAATGTCcttgaaaaaatacaaatacctttGAGCTAAAGCGGATTTTCGAAATGCAAACATCATTAGGTAAAAGTgtattttgaaaatacattaGAAAGTAACTTTAACGTAAATCCCGTTTGGTAAAATATACCCTtagtaaataattttattttttagttattttttatttttcgatttttaattatttttatttttaattactttctttaattttttttctcattttttttccatcttccttCGTTAGTTTCTTCTTAGCGTGTCACCAACCATGGTGGAGGTCGGCAATCGGCCACAGACCAAGCTTGGCCTCTCCCCGAGCAAGACCGAGCCCGGCCAAGCTAGATCCAACAAGGCTCGGCCTCCCTCGAGGCCGACGAGGCAAGCCTCACTTGCTCGAGGCCGAGCTAAAATCCCGCGAGACCGAGGCTCACGTCACCCAACCTCGAGCTTGCCCGCCCACGTGTCATGGTCGATCGTCGAGGGGCTGTtgcagaggaaggaggaagatggagaaaagaaaaaaaggaaaagaaaaagaacaataaatttaaaaaaataaaaaattgtaattaCATTTCGAAAATGCAACTTTTGAAAATATCTCAAAAGCTACTTTGAACTACAAGCATTTAGGGGCCTTTGGAAATGTAATTGCATTTCTCTAAAGTTGAGCAAAAAACGAATTAAACGCTATTTACATTTGACCAAATGACTTTAAGAGCCCTAAAGCCCCTTCCAAATGCTGAGTCAAATAAACCCTTGCTTTGGTTTGATTGATGCaaccaaaggaaaacaaactaaGCAATCAAATCCCTTTTTAATTACTGACAAGATTGCGATCGAGAACACTCGATTGAAGATGCATGCATAGGCTAGAGGAGCGTAGTCCACGCAGCTTTTGGAGTGGGAAGTTCATTATACACGACAAATGATCGCTCTAAAGAAAATGGGAGCTCAGACAAGACCCTCTTCTTTCCTTAGCTTTTGGTAAGCGAGTAGCTGGAGATGTCAGAGTTCATATGGCTGGTGGTTTTTCAGCCTCCAAGTCGATCGATTTCGCAGCTTAGTATCAGCGAACGGAAAATTAATAGCTGAAAGATTCGGGATGATAGACACCGGcggaagatccttcaagaaCAAAAATGCTTTCACGAGTGTTCCAAGATGGACAAGAAAGTCGACCGAATACCATTTACGCTGTCACGCCACAACCTGCTTGGCATGGCTCATCCGATAGTTCCTGCACCTTGTGTCAATGTCGGTTGCGGCCCGTGACATTTGGGAGCCATTATAGCCTCGGGCTCCAGGTTGACACTACCAAGCGACCTTTTCTTCAGTGTCATTAAGCTTTTACCTACGATTCCGCTGCTTTGAGTGCATTACCACATGGCCCATTGAGATTTTATTACCGTAACCCGTTTCCCAAATGCACCTGTATTTGTTGGTGCCGACCGCAACACAAAGTCGACATCCGAGCTACGACAATCGTATCACTAAACAGCAAGCAAAGCAGATGAGAACGACCGAGGCCAGAGATTCGGCTTTCGAAAATGCAAGATCAACTCTTAAAAATACGAGAACCTTTAAAACTCCAACCGCAGCACGGCTGATCTAAGACATGCAAAAGACGCTGTAAACTGCATTTTACGGTTTCCAATCCCCTAAAGTAATCCCCAGTTACACTGCAGCGGAATACAGAATTCCTTGCATGTggagaaaaatccaaaatggcccgaaagaaaagaaaaggaatagcACGCTCCTCTCATGCCGTGCTGTCTACGATCATCGGTTCAGGCTCCTTAGCTGCAGTCTTCTGCAGGTCCACAAAGTTAACAAAGCCTCAGCAATGGCCAGATAATGGCAGATAATGATGTCAATCGTCATATTGATACAAGGATTTCCCGATTGGGAAGTGCTATATGAGTTTTACCTCAGCAGGCTCTAGTTTACTCATTTTGGCGAACATATTGCCATAGAACTTGGCATCCTTTTTGTTGTACTCCTTGACCTTCTCCTTCAATACTTTATACTCCAGTTTCACATCCCTGTTTCAACAAGGCAAATAAATGTGTAAGCACCATATTTCTGCACAGAGTGTGACCAAGAATTCCCAGACCACAAAAGAAACATCTCAGAGAAC
Protein-coding sequences here:
- the LOC115742522 gene encoding transcription factor bHLH62-like isoform X2, whose protein sequence is MDNEFVMPWQSLSSGMAAQPADLNCASKQSPDCFFIPNWDDSSTDQGGRFESALSSIVSSPPAPCSYISNQSVLIRELIGKLGSIGNSGEASPHSLALSGNAAATVMPYIGGSNGTNTSCYSTPLNSPPKVNFTTVDRVVKERFSSVAGFTADPGFAERAARFSCFGSRSFNGRTSQFSPNSGELPYKPNPLMESRKFQRVSSSPSLKALGSQAAATVQQNVNSGLSDRMELTNSNEESSVSEQIPRGENGLKASNEANSRKRKAAAKGKAKESAPSTPVANAQVPESNDNPSPKRCKPNEGDENGNGTAKGEDDAKGNSTKNDAKPPEPPKDYIHVRARRGQATDSHSLAERVRREKISERMKLLQDLVPGCNKVTGKALMLDEIINYVQSLQRQVEFLSMKLSSVNTPLDFNADALMSKDMFQPNNSVPCPMFPLDSSATAFHGHNRPQSQPLPPPLQGHGPSGTATQVDQLNLGPCHNVESHLPHLNDLQYQNFCGDDLHSIVQMGFGQNSNQETAFQHQAFHG
- the LOC115742522 gene encoding transcription factor bHLH62-like isoform X1, whose amino-acid sequence is MDNEFVMPWQSLSSGMAAQPADLNCASKQSPDCFFIPNWDDSSTDQGGRFESALSSIVSSPPAPCSYISNQSVLIRELIGKLGSIGNSGEASPHSLALSGNAAATVMPYIGGSNGTNTSCYSTPLNSPPKVNFTTVDRVVKERFSSVAGFTADPGFAERAARFSCFGSRSFNGRTSQFSPNSGELPYKPNPLMESRKFQRVSSSPSLKALGSQAAATVQQNVNSGLSDRMELTNSNEESSVSEQIPRGENGLKASNEANSRKRKAAAKGKAKESAPSTPVANAMKVPESNDNPSPKRCKPNEGDENGNGTAKGEDDAKGNSTKNDAKPPEPPKDYIHVRARRGQATDSHSLAERVRREKISERMKLLQDLVPGCNKVTGKALMLDEIINYVQSLQRQVEFLSMKLSSVNTPLDFNADALMSKDMFQPNNSVPCPMFPLDSSATAFHGHNRPQSQPLPPPLQGHGPSGTATQVDQLNLGPCHNVESHLPHLNDLQYQNFCGDDLHSIVQMGFGQNSNQETAFQHQAFHG